A single Phragmites australis chromosome 4, lpPhrAust1.1, whole genome shotgun sequence DNA region contains:
- the LOC133915806 gene encoding pyruvate dehydrogenase E1 component subunit beta-4, chloroplastic-like — translation MAAASSLHAAAPAATPCAGLTSTPAARTLRLVTAARRSGAGRGRLIARAAVAVKADAPLSAAASKSEGHELLLFEALREALIEEMKLDPTVCVFGEDVGHYGGSYKVTKGLAEMFGDLRVLDTPIAENSFTGMGVGAAMKGLRPVVEGMNMGFLLLAYNQISNNCGMLHYTSGGQFKIPLVIRGPGGVGRQLGAEHSQRLESYFQSIPGLQMVACSTPYNAKGLMKAAIRSENPVVLFEHVLLYNLKEKIPDEEYVLCLEEAEMVRPGEHVTILTYSRMRYHVMQAAKTLVNKGYDPEVIDIRSLKPFDLHTIGNSIKKTHRVLIVEECMRTGGIGASLRSAIIDNFWDYLDAPIMCLSSQDVPTPYAATLEDATVVQPAQIVAAVEQICQ, via the exons ATGGCAGCCGCATCCTCGCTGCACGCCGCCGCACCGGCCGCGACCCCCTGCGCCGGCCTCACATCCACCCCGG CGGCGAGGACCCTGCGCTTggtgacggcggcgaggaggtcgGGCGCGGGCCGCGGCAGGCTGATTGCGCGTGCGGCAGTTGCG GTAAAGGCGGATGCGCCCTTGAGCGCGGCAGCCTCCAAGTCTGAAGG TCATGAGCTCTTGTTGTTTGAGGCTCTTCGCGAGGCCTTGATAGAAGAGATGAAATTGGATCCAACAGTGTGCGTATTTGGTGAAGATGTTGGTCATTATGGTGGTTCTTACAAGGTGACCAAAGGTTTGGCTGAGATGTTTGGAGACCTCCGAGTCCTTGATACCCCTATTGCTGAGAACTCATTTACTGGCATGGGAGTTGGAGCAGCAATGAAAGGGTTGAGGCCTGTTGTTGAAGGCATGAACATGGGCTTCCTCCTCCTTGCTTACAACCAGATCTCAAACAACTGTGGCATGCTTCATTACACTTCTGGTGGCCAGTTCAAAATCCCGCTTGTGATCCGTGGCCCTGGTGGTGTTGGTCGTCAGCTTGGAGCGGAGCACTCACAGCGTCTGGAGTCGTATTTTCAGTCAATCCCTGGCCTGCAAATGGTTGCCTGCTCAACTCCTTACAATGCTAAAGGTCTAATGAAAGCTGCCATCAGGAGTGAGAACCCTGTGGTGCTATTTGAGCACGTCCTTCTGTACAACTTGAAGGAGAAAATTCCCGACGAGGAATATGTGCTATGCTTGGAGGAGGCTGAGATGGTGCGGCCTGGCGAGCATGTGACTATCCTCACATACTCGCGTATGAGATACCATGTGATGCAGGCTGCAAAGACTTTAGTGAACAAAGGGTACGACCCTGAAGTCATTGACATCAGGTCGTTGAAGCCGTTTGATCTGCACACGATTGGCAACTCCATTAAGAAGACCCACCGTGTGCTGATTGTGGAGGAGTGCATGCGCACGGGTGGGATCGGAGCCAGCCTGAGATCGGCCATCATCGACAACTTCTGGGACTATCTTGATGCCCCCATCATGTGCTTGTCCTCACAGGATGTGCCGACGCCATACGCTGCAACACTGGAGGATGCGAccgtcgtgcagcctgcccagATCGTGGCTGCTGTCGAGCAAATATGCCAATAG